The DNA region TTTGAGAGAATCTCGTTATTTACTtgtctttttaattttcttttctcactTTGCTTATCttcttttcttaaatttatttctctaagaaaattgagaaatcatatttataaattcaaaACTTGCTATTTTCCCGTTGAGTTTGAGATGCGAATAATATatctaataataattgtaaattTTCCAATTAAAGGGAAGATAATttgtataattaaaaagataaaaaaaatttgcaaacTTTCCTATTAAATCTAAttgaagagaaaagagaatttAAAAACTACTAAAAATACTTCTCCAAattgttttgaattttattagaaataagaaaatcttttttttccctaaaaagTGCTATTTGATTTAGGTAAGTAAACGTATATTTTACAGTTTGAATACTGTTGAGGTTGTtttctttgaaaaattttatccaAGTAAATAAGTCCCATGTTTCTTTGAATATTGTTGAGGGGATCCAAGTCATCATCTCTACTTATAGAGATCAATATTTCCTTTTTGCTAACAAAAGTAAATGATCCAAACCTGTTTCCAAGTTCTCAATTATGCCCTCAAGGATGTGGCGAGaaccaaaatgaaaataatcgAGCAAGTAGAGGTACAAGTGGATGACGGTTCTCTCCCATAACTGGCTTAATGATCATCTAACTTGATCAAATGAGCCGTCGTTTGCACAGAAACTGACAatttaattgtatttttgtGATCACGTGGATCCTCTCTAATAACGATCATTGCAGTCGATAGCCAATaccaaattcaattttttgttataGTCATGAAATTCTTGCAGAATCGTATATACGGGTACAGGTAAGCATATAAACGTTTACTGCAAGTCATACGACTATGTTTGAAGACATTGCTCATCGAACTTCATCTGCTCCATTGGATTAATAAGATTATATGAGTGAGGCATTAAAGAAGAAACAGAAAGTTAGGGCAAGTTGGTGATACGTGTATACCTTGTTTGCTTAAAGCCCTCAGTGAGGGAAAGAAAAATACTcagtaaaataaattgaattaataGCAACcatcaaattaataataatgttataattataattttacttGAATAACTATTCATTTTACTCTTATTTTCTCTTGACCATTCACCcactttcttctcttccaTCTCCCTCCTCCATGAGCACGAGACATTTTCTCATTATTATCTCTTACTAAttacaattttcaaaaataacatatttggaatatttttttggaaataataatgatttgagtcttgtgaatgaagaaaattcttgATTGGAGAGCTTTACCTCTCAATGGACGAATCAAGCTCGAATTAGATTAGTTAGAGCCCATTCGACTTATGAATACCATAGTGCATAATATATTgaagatataattaatttgttaaatCATATTACAAAATGCACGCATAGTTTGAGCACGGCTCTTGTAAAAACTGTTTAACTCAGAGACAAGAAGATTTTTGCAAGGTCTTTGGCTTATAAAACAACGTAAttgataatattaaatatgGTCATATACATCGCATTTATGATTATTAATCAATATCATATTTTTGGGAAAAAGGTaagttgcttaaagtaatctgtttgaaaaagtaatgatatAGGACAATTCACAAAAACagaaaatcacattttacAACTCtagcataaaaattaaacgtttatttttattatgtaaacATTAAAAGGAAGATCTGACTAAAGAAGaatcctttttttccccctcatTATTTAACAAAACAAGTTTAATCATATACAAGATCCATacgtaaaaaaaattgagaaacatCTAACTTTAGGCGCTACTAAAAcatattttctaaattgtcatcttacatacatacatttatttagaaaattctacACATATAATCTTATACTGTTAgtgatttataaattaattgtaaatttgcaacttaattatatattaagatAAAATACTCATactgtaataattatatcgGAGAAATGCCAATGACCTCccttaaaatttgaataaatgattttcaccaaaaaaaatttgaataaatgATACTCAGTCCAATTGGAGAAAAAGACACTTCGCAACTAAAGTTTCAGTTCAATATTATTTCATCCATTaaagttttcttcttcttcttcttttttcgttAGTTGCCcactcaaaattttaaaaatgaattattatggCAACTGAAGTTTGAGTTAAACATCTCTTTGCACACTATAGTATTCTTTGTATCAATTagccatttaaaattttaaaagcgAATCATGTATCGAAACACTATAACTACTTATATTAGTAAATAATAGATACTTGCtagaaagaatatatattttccaaagtaaaattatGACAAAACTCGATATCAAGACTCACAACAAAGACTTCACTGAGGATAACAAGCGCCGCTCACCTAAAATCAACCCACTTTGACAAAACAAAAGCTTGTTTTAATTTGTTGCCAATTTAAATAGCTTGATTTGATTTGTAACATTAAGATGTCCTTAAGATCTAACAAATAAGCggatataagaaataataatttgctGATATTACATATATCTAACAAATCATTTGAGGTACTAGTAAGGAAtagtaaaatattaaaaacacAAGATAGTTAATGCAGAGGAATTatctaaatttatatattataaataaatacagtggtaatttatatgtaattaaaatagatttagtatatttatatatctatagaaCAAAAGTTAATATATTCGactttataaaattaattagatctctagcttataatatatatatatatatatagttatatccccataataaatagggctaaaaaaataattttatatatagtataaggTTGTGAAGGTAAATGTATATACAATTAggattaaattagtaaatgcatataaatctTTAAATGCTTAACAATGTCATTATACAACCACATTCTTGATTTCAAAAATgtaatctcaaaatttatatagaaaaatacaacttattaaaataacatATTTATACAAAAATTGTCGACATAATCAGTAACTACAATAGAGATATACTAATACACTATAACTATGTTTAAATTTTGAACATTTTTGAAATAGCAAAAGATAaatctatataaaaattattaaaagtaaGAATTTGTAAGAAGAATTTAGTATgtaatatttaagaaaatgtaatatattttctaagtaTTAGCATTTTCTTCATCTATATTTGgtattataattcattttcaattaacCTTAAGTTTTTATTGTATGCAAATGGTTTCAACTTAAGAATAACTCAATGGACATTTCCATtatgattttaagatttttaaaaatccatataaaaataaccactCTAACCAATAACATGTGCATTGCACGGGCATAGTATAAACTTGACaacaagacaataaatatTATGAGTTTTTATCCCAAATGGCTCATGATTTAcccattttgtcaaatctattatatgtttttttttatcaaatatatctcgtgatttactttttgtatcgAATCTATCCTGacattatcttttccgtcgacatctaacgacTGTGCTGACATGgcgcccacgtggcaagtgtggcccactatccctccacgtgccacgtcagcacggccatTAGATGTTgatggaaaagataacgtcgggatagatttgatgcaaaaagtaaaccatatgatatatctgacaaaaaaaatatatgatagatttgataaaacggATAAATCATGAGTCATTTGAGGTAAAAATCCCTAAATATtattagaaaagtaaatgctTAATAATTTAGGAGAGAGGTAGTTTTGATCCTTAACTTTTAGCATTTTTGCCATTGTCCTaaacctttttctttccctaTTCTTATCCTCAACCTTTCTCATTTTTGCCACTTTGATTCTACAGTTACTTTTTCTATCAACTTTGATGACGACGCATCATCGGGGTTCCAACTTCGATAGCGACCACCATCGGGGTTGGGTGACCGATGGTGGCACCCCCTCTCccgattcttcttcttctatttctttaaaatttttcattattttttatttaaatttaaatttttttaaaattattttttaattgcatCGTCAGCAAAATTGACAGGAAAAGGTAACTATAGAACCAAAGCAGCAAAAATGCTAAAGGTTGAGGAtaagaatagaaaaaaatgGTTTAGGaccaaaataacaaaaatgctGAAGATTGGGACCAAAACTGTCTTTTTCCTACATTATTTAAACATTTACCtttctaaccctatttattACGTTGttgtcaaatttatatatatattatgcccGTAAAATGCACGAGTTATTGGTTACGAATACCGGTTGAGCAAAATGacctaataaaatataaatagctATCTAActattcaaaataaaatttggacAAAGTATATAGAGATATTTAACTTCTACATCGTATATGTACCAATATACCATATAagaattctaaaattttattaactaTAAAGAGTTCATAATTAGAattctattattataagtTGAGATTATATGTAATATCGAGTGTGCATAAATTACGAGCGCATAATTATTGATCGAAAATCTGCCGCGGTAACTTTGCCCTAGTTATTATTGATATTGCTAGAAAACTAATCAACCAgagaaaaatagaaacaaaatactcttttatttatttattgaaataaaaaaactcgGATCAATGTCCAGTTGTATCTATTCACAGCGTAACACGAGTCAAATTTCAGTTGCCTATGACTAGTACCTAGAAAAAGgtcacgttttttttttttttcggtgaaaaaGATAACGTTTCTTGTACTGTACATATATTCATTGTGTCAAATTTGGCGAATTTAAACTTTGGTAGTTACAGAAGATGAAGAACAAAAGGAAAGTTTATACattcatcaaaaaagaaaaaattcatcaagaagaaaaggaaaatttataatactaaAGCTTGATCATTAAAATTTGTCGAACGAATTGCCCCTAAGTGCTTCCTTATACACGTACATCACCCTACTAGGTTACTCTTGTTCTTACCATCTATTGGTTCGTGTCTACTTAATTTAAATTCGATATGaaattatacaaaataattCGTGCCAGCATATTCAAGTGGTTCTTCAATTTCCACACACCTCAACCTTTTTATACAGAGAAGAGGGAGGGTGAATTCCTGATAAGTGAGGCTTGAGCCTCTAGTTCACACCGAGTCAAGTCGATAATACCCATACAACTGGAGAGTTCTTTACTTACACAACCCAAACATCGGAATCGTTAAAAGTACTAACTACGTTTGGCTTAGAATTCCCTGTCGGGGAACATGATGGGAGCGAGGAGGGACCAGATGTAGAGAACCGCGGTGGCCCACCCAGTCACAATGCGAACCCACACAGAAGACCAGCCCACATCGACCAATTTCCCGCTCTCCCCCACCGAGGTTGACCACCCAGTCAAGAGCATGGCAGAGTACATGCTTGCGAGGGAGAAGATAATGTGGAAGAAAGAGTAGGAGTACGATACTGGTTTAgatttttccttctcttcatGCTCATCTACCTTGTCCAGTGGCAGCAATGGCTTCCCAGCACCTTCACGAATGCAAAACACAGAGTTAGGGAACACGGGGGAACTAGTCCATGTTAATGGGTCAGCCTTTTCAAGCTTGAATCCCTCACTACCAATATTCTTGACAAAAGCTGAAAACTTAGAAAGCATTTCAGTTCATAGGCTCAAAGCAACGAGATATCCAAGAAGATAACCAGGAACGCACTTCCATTAGGAACCGTCACAGATACTAAACAATTTAGTAGAATAGAGATGTTGGGTTTCGCACGGAAGATTTCATCACACGCCAGAGTTGACTTTCTTTACTCTTATCTTTTCAATTGTTGCAAAGACAATAATTCTAGAGTACCTGCACGGGGTGAGCTTGGTGGGGAAAGCAGAGTCGTAGAAGAACCAGCTCTGACAGCAGAATAGACCACTGAAAGAACAGTAGTTAGCAGCCCCAGAGTCATGGTGCTTGTGGAAACAGCTTTAGAGTGCTTGTGAAGTCCATTGCACTCATAGTCCCTTGGTTCACTAGCAAGACCACTGTAGCAGAGGTACATGCAGTACATCGATATAACTGAAGCAGGGAGAATGCTTCCATTTATCTGAATCAAGGGATAACCATGAAGTCATAGTTCAAGACTAGAAATAACTAAGGAACCAAAGGAGTTTCACAGGCTGATGACTGCTGCTGCAGCTAGGCACATTGGCAGGCTTTTTAAAACTAGTCCACTTACTACTGTATCATGTGGATGATGAAAAAGTAGTGCAGTGATAACATGCATGTGATGAATCTTACTCAACTCAAGACAATCCTCAGGTTCTTCTATCTAGAATTGCAATAATTATTGGTAGAATACCAATAAAAATAAGTTAATAATAGgacaaaattcaaaaaaactTACCGCAGGGTGCAAGGCAACTATAGCAAAAACAAAGGCACAAATTAAAGTCATGACGATGAAAAATGTATTTAGTCCACAGTCTTGTCCTGATGGTGTGAAGAAATGAAAGAGGAGTCCAGAGAAGGCAAAAGTTGCCACATAGCAGACAAGTGAAACCACAAATAAGGCAATGTACCTGTTCATGCAAATAAAATCTGTTCAATTACTGAGAAAAAGAAGCAAAGCAATGAAGATAATGTAAAAGTTCAAACATAAggtggaaaaaaagaaaatcatacaAAAGAGTACAAAAACCACAAGCACTAACCAGAACTGCTCATCATATCCAACCCATTTGTCATTCCATCCATGGACAAAATCCAGCAAGAGGACAACTTGAATAAGAAGAAAGAATCCTGAGCCAAACTTTGATATGGACTCTGCAGACCCACAAGAAATTAGCTACTTGGGCAAACAGTAAGATAAGACTcgataaatttatatatatcctttCATTGATCTACAAGATGAATAGCGATCTATCAGCATAACTATAATTGCTTCAGCAGTTACCCACTCGTTTTCTTAATCTACAGAAACTGCTTGATGTCAGCCAAAATTAATGTAATAAAGACAATTTACCAGCTCATCGAGGCACTTAGTACGTGCATGAGTTTGAATTACAGTTCATGCTACAAAGCTCAAGGAAAAAGAGAACCACAAGCATTAATAGTACTATGAACGGTACTATACTAATTATAAGTCTTGAGTAATGGAGAAAACGAACTTACCGTAAAAGCTAATGATTTCATTAGGAAGGAAAAACATGAAAATCACCAGAAGGCACCAGCATATAATTTTCATCATCCATCCTCCATGGTGAATGTTATCACGAGGATCCTTTTGGGTTTTCACACCAACCATCATAAAGGACAGAAtggagaaaaagagaaagttCCCCAAGCTAACTCGCAGCACAGCATCAGTTTCAAACCACTCTCTGCTGGGGACCTTCTTGAAAGTGTTAATCCCTGCATCAGTATCCAATAGAATTAGTTTCAAATGTAACCAAAAAAGCACACGACAAAAGCTCAATGCTAATGTGAGCTTGATTCCATGTCTTGCTCCGTAACAGAAGCACTAACTTCTGTTCTCTACAGCAGAAAATTTGACACCTTTACAacataaaaatagataaactTGAACTGAGAAATGATCCGACAAGAAGCTATATTGAGAGGCTTACAAGGAAGTTTCTCCATGAGAGGGGCAGCGACCTCGCGGAGAATCCATGAAACGATGAGAGACAGAGCAAAGAGACCACAGTAAGCAATCCGCGCAGACCTCCTGCTAATTCCCGACACCACCGTACGGCAAGCATCACATGCGCAAGCTGCACAGCATGACGCGAGGCAAGAAGCCGCCCACATCTTCTTCTCCCCCAAAAACAAATTCAACCTAAAACCAAAACAACCCACAAGATTTCACATTATTGCCTTATCGGTCTTCCAAAACATCAAAAACCCCAATTGAGAGGCAACAAAATTACTACTTTTGGTACGATCGCGCATAAACTCCAAAAACCAAACGCAATTGAGAAACTCTTGAGGTGATCGTGACCTAATCTAGCTCAAACAGCTCCGGACTTGTAGCTAAAAGCCCTAACTTCGGAAATCACACGCGGGAAATAGCTAAAAGCGAATGAACAATCATCCGGCAGCAACAGTTTCCGATTCACACTGAACCGATCAAACACGAACTGAGCGACAAGATCAATCAGAGTCGGATTAACAAATCATCAATCTCATGATCGGAATCAGCTGATAAAGAAAGGTTGGATTTCAAGAAGAAGTACCGGAGAGAAAATCAGAAGCTCGACCAGGCTGATTTCGGGAATCTACGAGAGGAACGGAGGAAGTCGGAAGAGAACTCGAACGAACTTTCGACGACGACGCCGAGTTTGATTCTTGACCTTATCTCCActtctgttctgttctgttctgttctgcTCCTTCTCGGTGGATCGGGCATGGCGAGGAAAGTCTTCGGGTTTGGATCCGAATTTCCCGGGTTACCGACCCGATGATACGGGAATCGCATTAGCCCGGCCCGGATTTTCCTCTCGCTCTTTCTCCGGGCTAACttttattctctctctctctctctctttttttggtgccacaaatttttcctttcattcaCTTCGCACCATAgagctcaaatattcatcaatcGATCCCTTGGAAATTCTACATTTGGTATAATCTACCTCCTAAAGCCGGCTTCACATGGTATTACAATAGATAACTTCTCATGGGTTACTCAATATTTACCCTGACTTTAGCTTCGGTGCGCACCAAATATCTCATATTATTATCAAGAAAAGAGTCGGACAATAATATAGTTTGTACAAATTAGTTCccaaaattcttttttcattcTATATGTATGCGCCATACGTATGTAGTGATTAttagaaatataatatagGTAGCACTTACGTTCTGTTGAGTTAGTTTGAATGCGTGGACTTGTAGCTAAAAGCCCTAACTTCGGAAATCACACACGGGAAATAGCTAAAAGCGAATGAACAAAAGTATCCGACAGCAACAGTTTCCGATTCACACTGAACCGATCCAACACGAAATGAGCGACGAGATCAATCAGAGTCAGATTAACAAATCATCAATCTCATGATCGAAATCAGCTGATAAAGAAAGGTTGGATTTCAAAAAGAAGTGCCGGAGAAAAAATCAGAAGCTCGACCAGGCTGATTTTGGGAATCTACGAGAGGAACGGAGGAAGTCGGAAGAGAACTCGAACGAACTTTCGACGACGACGCCGAGTTTGATTCTTGACCTTATCTCCACTTCTGTTatgttctgttctgttctgttctgcTCCTTCTCGGTGGATCGGGCATGGCGAGGAAAGTCTTCGGGTTTGGATCCGAATTTCCCGGGTTACCGACCCGATGATACAGGAATCGCACTAGCCCGGCCCGGATTTTCCTCTCCCTCTTTCTCCGGGCTAACttttattctctctctctctctcttcttttggTGCCAcaaatttttcctttcattcaCTTCGCACCATAgagctcaaatattcatcaatcGATCCCTTGGAAATTCTACATTTGGTATAATCTACCTCCTAAAGCTGACTTCACATGGTATTACAATAGATAACTTCTCATGGGTTACTCAATATTTACCCTGACTTTAGCTTCGGTGTGCACCAAATATCTCATATTATTATCAAGAAAAGAGTCGGACAATAATATAGTTTGTACAAATTAGTTCccaaaattcttttttcattcTATATGTATGCGCCGTACGTATGTAgtgattattaaaaatataatataggtAGCACTTACGTTCCGTTGAGTCAGTTTGAATGCGTGGACTATATGAAGTGTGCCTAAACTGAAAGTATAAGAAGCTCGTACCTTTTTAAAGAGCTAATTGGCTTGATCATAAACTATCACTCAAGCCCTTGTTTGAGACCCATTCAGAAGCAATTTAGCTTATGAGTTTAAAAGCATGTTTCACGTAGGTATTTTAGAGCACTTATCAACCACATCTCCGAGCGGTTATTTCAAGAATTGCTCATCGACATTGTATATGATCATCACAAATGTTAACTAGGACCTTCTCGAACATGTGGAGCttgaaaaagagaggaaattaGACCATGAAAGTCTATAAATAGGAAAGTGGGGGATACTATCAATGCAAATATTTGTACGCACAATATTCTAATTATCTTGAAAATTAGTACTTTCA from Punica granatum isolate Tunisia-2019 chromosome 3, ASM765513v2, whole genome shotgun sequence includes:
- the LOC116200266 gene encoding probable serine incorporator; its protein translation is MWAASCLASCCAACACDACRTVVSGISRRSARIAYCGLFALSLIVSWILREVAAPLMEKLPWINTFKKVPSREWFETDAVLRVSLGNFLFFSILSFMMVGVKTQKDPRDNIHHGGWMMKIICWCLLVIFMFFLPNEIISFYESISKFGSGFFLLIQVVLLLDFVHGWNDKWVGYDEQFWYIALFVVSLVCYVATFAFSGLLFHFFTPSGQDCGLNTFFIVMTLICAFVFAIVALHPAINGSILPASVISMYCMYLCYSGLASEPRDYECNGLHKHSKAVSTSTMTLGLLTTVLSVVYSAVRAGSSTTLLSPPSSPRAGAGKPLLPLDKVDEHEEKEKSKPVSYSYSFFHIIFSLASMYSAMLLTGWSTSVGESGKLVDVGWSSVWVRIVTGWATAVLYIWSLLAPIMFPDREF